One genomic segment of Rubripirellula tenax includes these proteins:
- a CDS encoding protein kinase family protein gives MICISLILKMVNRSMKTFPLKLVQKQKNEATADGEHVLLEIHVPLVDGAPCTLGSGRYARVVFAQDAPENPNNYYAIKFLKRDTDSIEHSRMSRRRFFEEIRRTSMISTYGRDDFVSWIGFGYLAFSALGKDDREPEEVSFAGKFGHDCEVLAEATKEFSGSLDETIKQELQGPFYVMELEYLTLDDLLRLPLAVHSHAAIRYVPGLLKQLRTTAVDHRDDLKLITKELFNNAKPMHEIASDWADQTGMSLLNEIGKKDAGLRNQAILQLFQSLLACVGRLHSTEDPTIEKSYLAHRDLKPANFLMDWNSAFPFSATVKLADLGFAADHSSVRDQCFTAKSGFREPSALAPGTYQFRAPEQVTPGLEISFTAKSPKELHVLHTPDFAIREGDRFISSEVVHANHDKKHSAQETFVARIENVAVKSGATVVQLNHPCTVRNEDQTYYQGFVVRETGHHTDIFALGCILYFLASGGKNPENFYARCIESAEFSGGSINTQISSVFESCLNLTLAICVDDPEKIETELAEQIVHLNQKRDPSKETELARQSSSNHKTTKSVSGESNATAESSDHLDAIDPEFLKQFYSDAGDQSKWWSRVFGDGASADDKGFISNFCQSQRQNPATQFYCRDKNQDPIPFSILFIVVRMMLRDAKYSYVATAQEKGSFLDVPLHETLTKEVRKDVSRVLAAKDGICRGQLHSSNMTASDLFVLLRILMHPFPPLSNAAVDEASVALDSQSAEVVEEAAVKTDDEPNERVDDGELVSKPSTAKKKSAKRKTTK, from the coding sequence TTGATTTGTATCTCGCTTATTCTCAAGATGGTCAATAGAAGCATGAAGACATTTCCGTTGAAGTTAGTTCAGAAGCAAAAGAATGAAGCAACTGCGGATGGCGAACATGTGTTGCTTGAGATACATGTCCCTCTTGTCGATGGTGCGCCGTGTACGCTTGGAAGCGGTCGCTATGCGAGAGTGGTTTTTGCTCAGGACGCACCCGAGAACCCCAATAACTACTATGCGATAAAATTTCTAAAACGTGACACGGATAGTATCGAGCATTCGCGCATGTCTCGACGACGGTTCTTCGAGGAAATTCGGCGCACAAGTATGATCTCGACCTATGGCCGGGATGACTTTGTTTCCTGGATTGGATTTGGTTACCTAGCTTTCTCTGCTTTGGGCAAGGACGATCGCGAACCGGAGGAAGTGTCGTTTGCTGGCAAGTTTGGGCATGACTGTGAAGTATTGGCAGAAGCGACCAAAGAGTTTTCCGGTAGCCTTGATGAGACGATCAAGCAAGAGCTACAAGGCCCGTTCTATGTGATGGAGCTTGAATACTTAACGCTCGACGATCTGCTTCGGCTTCCACTTGCTGTTCACAGTCATGCGGCAATTCGATATGTGCCAGGGCTACTGAAGCAGTTACGAACCACTGCGGTTGACCATCGGGACGATTTGAAGCTAATAACCAAAGAGCTGTTCAATAATGCTAAGCCAATGCATGAGATCGCAAGCGACTGGGCTGACCAAACGGGAATGTCGCTTCTCAACGAAATTGGCAAGAAGGATGCAGGTCTGCGAAATCAAGCGATCTTGCAGTTATTTCAGTCACTCTTGGCGTGCGTTGGTAGACTGCATAGCACGGAAGATCCGACGATCGAAAAATCCTATTTAGCGCATAGGGACTTGAAGCCAGCAAACTTTCTGATGGACTGGAATTCGGCGTTTCCATTCTCAGCGACCGTCAAGTTGGCTGACCTAGGATTTGCGGCTGACCATAGTTCCGTCCGCGATCAGTGTTTTACAGCGAAGTCCGGGTTCAGGGAGCCGAGTGCGCTTGCACCGGGAACCTATCAGTTTCGCGCTCCTGAGCAAGTCACTCCCGGTCTTGAGATTTCGTTTACGGCGAAGAGCCCAAAGGAGTTGCACGTGCTGCACACTCCAGATTTCGCCATTCGAGAAGGAGACCGATTTATTTCGTCGGAAGTTGTGCATGCGAATCACGATAAGAAGCACAGCGCTCAAGAAACATTCGTTGCCCGGATCGAAAACGTCGCTGTTAAATCAGGGGCGACAGTCGTCCAATTGAACCATCCGTGTACAGTCAGAAATGAAGATCAAACCTATTACCAAGGATTTGTAGTTCGGGAGACAGGGCATCACACCGATATCTTTGCACTCGGATGCATTTTGTACTTCCTGGCGTCTGGCGGAAAAAACCCGGAAAATTTCTATGCACGATGCATCGAATCAGCGGAGTTCTCAGGTGGATCGATCAATACGCAAATCTCATCGGTCTTTGAGTCCTGCTTGAATCTCACACTCGCGATTTGTGTCGATGATCCGGAAAAGATCGAAACTGAACTCGCAGAACAAATCGTACACCTGAATCAAAAACGCGATCCATCGAAAGAGACCGAACTGGCAAGGCAATCGTCGTCGAACCACAAAACCACGAAATCGGTTTCCGGCGAATCAAATGCAACTGCAGAAAGTAGTGACCACCTAGACGCCATCGATCCAGAGTTTCTCAAACAATTCTACAGTGATGCAGGGGATCAGAGTAAATGGTGGTCACGTGTCTTTGGCGATGGTGCAAGCGCTGACGATAAAGGATTCATTTCAAATTTCTGTCAAAGCCAGCGACAAAACCCGGCAACGCAGTTTTACTGCCGAGACAAAAACCAAGATCCGATTCCTTTCTCGATACTTTTCATTGTCGTGCGGATGATGCTCCGTGACGCAAAATACTCGTACGTAGCGACGGCTCAGGAAAAAGGATCGTTTCTCGACGTTCCACTTCACGAGACTCTTACGAAGGAAGTTCGGAAGGATGTTTCACGCGTGTTGGCTGCCAAAGACGGAATCTGCCGAGGACAGCTTCACTCTTCAAATATGACCGCATCAGATTTGTTCGTACTTTTACGAATACTGATGCATCCGTTCCCACCGCTTTCCAACGCAGCAGTCGATGAAGCTAGCGTTGCGTTGGATTCACAGAGCGCCGAAGTGGTCGAAGAAGCTGCCGTAAAGACTGACGATGAACCGAACGAACGAGTCGATGACGGTGAGCTTGTTTCAAAGCCTAGCACAGCAAAGAAAAAGTCAGCTAAACGTAAAACGACTAAGTGA
- a CDS encoding S8 family serine peptidase, with translation MAKSKPLLGSGFRKINPKLRMIANGSSKVNEVRADFEPALQMTAKFDFKSFVEAPNQQISTCAISARDATNPLERGKQAQLEDDVRVSVFIEQESSNGSPMPTNSVTGERGRLAMLEVPVSELPELAERECVVRIELGEALKHPHPQISTGTVSAPKLSSRKFGRNGGKNVLIGVIDVGGFDFAHSDFLDDDGGTRFLRIWDQGGDNRPNPKGFDFGSEITKEQMDAAIDASETEGIASTILEPQSSMQHASHGTHVASIAAGNRGVCRDAFLAGVLIDLPKSDQDRRKSFYDSTRIAHAVDYILQLSEEIKKDQNLDHLPVSINISLGTNGHAHDGSSAVSRWLEHALASAGRCVTVAAGNAGQESAEEPDDVGYVMGRIHTSGRIAAKGLVNDIDWIVVGNGAIDVSENELEIWYGPSDRFAVSVLPPGGDWIGPIEPGQFIENRQLSDKTMLSIYNEIYYPANGANYIGVYLTPFFGTGEIVGITPGRWRIRLHGLDVRDGHYHGWIERDDPRKIGPIGQATAWRFPSFFDEVSNVDNSSVSSLGCGEQVLSVANLDEARQRINISSSQGPTRDGRLKPDIAASGTDIVAAFGFNFDDDEEWIGMTGTSMASPFVCGVAGLMLAENPLLTASQIRGILQRTGRPLPNNDFSWRDDAGFGVIDPLACTEEVRQLADVEDLT, from the coding sequence ATGGCTAAGAGCAAGCCGCTTCTTGGAAGCGGATTCCGAAAGATCAATCCGAAATTGAGAATGATCGCAAACGGCAGTTCCAAGGTAAATGAAGTACGAGCTGATTTTGAACCTGCTTTGCAAATGACGGCGAAATTTGACTTCAAGAGCTTTGTGGAAGCACCGAATCAACAGATATCGACTTGTGCAATTTCGGCACGCGATGCAACCAATCCGCTTGAACGCGGCAAGCAGGCTCAGCTCGAAGATGACGTGCGAGTGAGTGTCTTTATTGAGCAAGAGTCGTCAAACGGTTCTCCCATGCCAACGAACTCCGTCACGGGAGAGCGAGGTCGACTGGCGATGCTCGAAGTGCCTGTATCGGAACTCCCAGAGCTCGCCGAGCGCGAGTGTGTTGTCCGCATTGAACTGGGCGAGGCACTGAAGCACCCACATCCTCAGATTTCAACAGGAACGGTTTCCGCACCCAAATTGTCTTCTCGCAAGTTCGGCAGAAACGGAGGCAAGAATGTCCTAATTGGGGTCATCGATGTGGGAGGGTTCGATTTTGCTCATTCCGATTTTCTGGATGACGACGGTGGCACGCGATTTCTACGAATCTGGGATCAGGGCGGCGATAATCGTCCGAACCCTAAAGGATTTGACTTTGGTTCTGAGATAACAAAGGAGCAAATGGATGCTGCCATTGATGCGAGTGAGACAGAAGGTATCGCCAGCACAATCTTGGAGCCTCAGTCCAGCATGCAGCATGCCTCGCATGGAACACATGTAGCAAGTATCGCGGCTGGCAATCGGGGCGTTTGCCGTGATGCCTTTCTCGCCGGTGTGTTGATCGACCTCCCCAAATCGGATCAAGACCGAAGGAAGTCGTTCTACGATTCAACTCGCATTGCTCATGCTGTTGACTACATCCTGCAATTGAGTGAGGAAATCAAAAAGGATCAAAATCTTGACCATTTGCCAGTAAGCATCAATATCTCGCTGGGAACGAATGGCCATGCACACGATGGATCAAGCGCCGTCTCGCGGTGGCTTGAGCACGCACTCGCGTCCGCTGGTAGATGTGTGACCGTCGCCGCAGGAAACGCAGGTCAAGAATCTGCGGAGGAACCTGATGATGTTGGCTACGTGATGGGTCGCATCCACACCAGCGGTCGCATTGCTGCAAAGGGTCTGGTGAATGACATCGATTGGATCGTTGTAGGAAACGGCGCAATTGATGTTTCAGAGAATGAACTCGAAATTTGGTACGGTCCGTCAGATCGTTTCGCTGTTTCCGTACTGCCGCCAGGAGGCGATTGGATTGGCCCTATCGAACCAGGCCAGTTCATCGAAAACAGACAACTGTCCGACAAAACAATGCTGAGCATCTACAACGAGATTTATTATCCAGCCAACGGTGCGAACTACATCGGCGTCTATTTGACGCCATTCTTCGGAACGGGAGAGATCGTGGGAATCACACCGGGAAGGTGGCGGATTCGGCTTCATGGCCTCGACGTTCGTGACGGACACTACCATGGATGGATTGAACGAGACGACCCACGGAAGATCGGCCCAATTGGGCAAGCCACTGCCTGGAGGTTTCCCTCATTCTTCGACGAAGTTTCCAATGTCGATAACTCCTCAGTCAGTTCATTGGGTTGTGGTGAGCAGGTACTATCCGTTGCGAATTTGGACGAAGCGCGTCAGCGAATCAACATCTCAAGCAGCCAAGGGCCAACTCGCGACGGACGATTAAAGCCTGACATAGCGGCGTCAGGAACCGACATCGTCGCCGCGTTTGGATTTAACTTTGACGACGACGAAGAGTGGATCGGAATGACGGGCACAAGTATGGCGAGCCCCTTCGTTTGTGGCGTCGCGGGGCTAATGCTCGCCGAAAACCCACTTCTTACCGCGTCACAAATTCGGGGAATCCTACAGAGAACTGGTCGTCCGTTGCCCAACAACGATTTCAGTTGGCGCGATGACGCCGGTTTTGGAGTGATTGACCCGCTGGCATGCACTGAGGAAGTTCGACAACTGGCCGATGTGGAGGACTTGACATGA
- a CDS encoding RNA polymerase sigma factor — MTASPPETRASLILRLQDAADIAAWDEFAEVYAPVVYRSARRLGLQAADADDVVQEVLSAVAQSVKDWIVREDRGPFRAWLYRIARNTAIDFLTRRKHRPWADGGDEATRQFNEVEAAEDVSSQFDIEVRREIFARASDRVQSQVSDTTWKAFHRTAVHGEPIEAVAAQLGVSPGSVYIARSRVMKRLQSAVKSFEEISNDEM, encoded by the coding sequence ATGACTGCCAGTCCACCCGAAACGCGAGCCAGCTTGATCCTGCGATTGCAGGATGCGGCCGACATCGCGGCTTGGGATGAGTTCGCAGAAGTCTACGCTCCCGTCGTCTACCGATCGGCACGGCGGCTTGGGTTGCAAGCGGCAGACGCTGACGACGTGGTTCAAGAAGTGCTCTCAGCGGTGGCCCAGTCGGTCAAAGACTGGATCGTCCGCGAGGACCGAGGACCTTTTCGAGCTTGGTTGTATCGGATCGCTCGCAACACAGCGATTGATTTTCTGACACGTCGCAAGCATCGACCCTGGGCAGACGGTGGTGACGAGGCGACTCGGCAATTTAATGAAGTCGAAGCGGCAGAAGACGTGTCGAGCCAATTCGATATAGAAGTTCGTCGCGAGATATTTGCACGGGCTTCCGATAGGGTTCAATCGCAAGTCAGCGATACGACTTGGAAAGCGTTCCACCGCACTGCCGTTCACGGTGAACCGATCGAAGCGGTCGCAGCGCAACTTGGTGTCAGTCCCGGCAGTGTCTACATCGCTCGTAGCCGAGTGATGAAGCGATTGCAGTCCGCAGTCAAATCCTTTGAGGAGATATCCAATGATGAAATGTGA
- a CDS encoding serine/threonine-protein kinase has protein sequence MMKCESITFDDLLDAEDDIDTHNPDIASHLETCAHCQSRLSGLVASDEQWDETRHWLSMDNSRDAIVAESLEARERWKRPIAWNDAMAKSLLSAASHPEMLGRIGRYDVERLIGSGGMGVVFKAYDTELNRPVAVKLLAPYLASSGSARNRFAREARAAAAVVDDHVVPIHNVETDDEHPFLVMKYIAGGSLQQRLDREGPLDVCEVLRIGMQTAKGLAAAHAQGLIHRDVKPSNILLDEGVDRALLTDFGLARATDDASLTRSGFHPGTPHYMSPEQVRGEAIDARSDLFGLGCVLYALCTGHPPFRSETSYAVLRRITDDTPRPIRQTNPDVPEWLEQIVRKLLAKSPDDRFDSAEEVGELLEDCLAHVQQPTTVPLPKAMEMNSMQNRMNLVPSQNKPAFLSVGLALAIILAIFMAFRVIDGRFSPLPVGNSVSNNVESKVRRTSPTGAHIGTNTASVVVGHDEIDVHYVVFYAGNFQTSSSGTHNTQGMSWVDRGSIRLGKDRSFGYYRESTDPFDLAINGEEFDLRQGRVLELTDEGNVQQIKLFPSLQDASQPARVAELIDQSRLSNEEPITNDKLREQLAVVESQLADLLKTHAPTHPLAVKISRSIIELKNEVGEESPKTSTQLRPFDN, from the coding sequence ATGATGAAATGTGAAAGCATCACTTTCGATGACCTACTTGATGCTGAGGACGACATCGACACACATAATCCTGACATTGCCTCGCACCTTGAAACTTGTGCGCATTGCCAAAGCCGCTTGTCTGGGCTGGTCGCTAGCGATGAACAATGGGATGAGACGCGGCATTGGCTATCAATGGACAATTCTAGAGACGCGATCGTTGCCGAGTCGCTGGAAGCACGTGAGCGTTGGAAACGTCCCATTGCCTGGAACGACGCCATGGCAAAGTCGCTTCTATCCGCCGCCAGTCATCCCGAGATGCTGGGCCGGATTGGCCGGTACGATGTCGAGCGTTTGATCGGCAGTGGTGGGATGGGCGTGGTATTCAAAGCCTACGACACGGAACTGAATCGTCCCGTCGCCGTGAAGTTGCTGGCTCCGTATTTGGCTAGCAGCGGTTCGGCGCGGAATCGGTTCGCTCGCGAGGCTCGCGCCGCGGCAGCGGTCGTCGATGATCACGTTGTGCCGATTCACAACGTCGAAACTGACGACGAGCATCCGTTCCTGGTGATGAAGTACATCGCAGGCGGTTCGCTGCAACAGCGGCTCGATCGCGAAGGGCCGCTTGATGTTTGCGAAGTACTGCGGATCGGCATGCAGACCGCCAAAGGACTCGCCGCGGCGCATGCACAAGGTTTGATCCACCGAGACGTCAAACCATCGAACATCCTGCTTGATGAAGGCGTTGACCGAGCGCTGCTTACCGACTTTGGTCTCGCCCGAGCGACCGACGACGCCAGTCTGACTCGAAGCGGTTTCCATCCCGGTACGCCACACTACATGTCACCTGAGCAGGTCCGAGGTGAAGCGATCGACGCCCGCAGCGATCTGTTTGGACTCGGCTGTGTGCTCTACGCCCTCTGCACCGGTCATCCACCATTCCGCAGCGAAACGAGCTACGCGGTACTGCGTCGCATCACCGACGACACGCCGCGCCCGATTCGACAAACCAATCCAGACGTTCCCGAGTGGTTGGAGCAGATCGTGCGGAAGCTGCTCGCCAAATCCCCCGACGACCGATTCGACTCCGCCGAGGAAGTCGGCGAACTGCTCGAAGACTGCCTCGCCCACGTGCAGCAACCAACGACCGTTCCTTTGCCGAAAGCGATGGAGATGAATTCGATGCAAAATCGCATGAACTTAGTTCCGAGCCAAAACAAGCCTGCGTTTCTTTCAGTGGGCCTGGCGTTGGCAATTATCCTGGCGATCTTTATGGCGTTTAGGGTAATTGATGGGCGATTCAGTCCGTTACCGGTCGGTAACTCAGTTAGCAACAACGTGGAGAGCAAGGTGCGTCGGACAAGTCCCACCGGCGCACATATTGGTACCAACACTGCTTCTGTTGTGGTGGGGCATGATGAAATCGACGTGCACTATGTCGTTTTCTATGCTGGGAACTTTCAAACTTCATCCAGTGGAACGCATAATACGCAAGGAATGTCTTGGGTAGATCGTGGCAGCATTCGGCTAGGGAAAGATCGTTCGTTCGGATACTATCGCGAGTCTACAGATCCTTTTGATTTAGCGATCAACGGTGAGGAATTCGACCTTCGGCAAGGTCGGGTGCTTGAGCTGACTGATGAAGGAAACGTACAGCAAATCAAGCTGTTTCCTTCGTTACAGGATGCGTCGCAACCCGCCCGCGTTGCGGAACTCATTGACCAGTCGCGTCTAAGCAATGAAGAACCGATTACCAACGACAAACTGCGCGAGCAACTTGCGGTAGTCGAATCTCAATTGGCTGATTTGCTAAAAACACACGCGCCGACACATCCACTGGCAGTGAAAATTTCGCGTTCTATTATTGAACTGAAGAATGAAGTGGGCGAGGAGTCCCCCAAAACATCTACTCAGCTTCGCCCGTTTGACAACTGA
- a CDS encoding RNA polymerase sigma factor, which produces MGDIILQGPETRASLIASLNQTASREAWDEFAAIYRPLIIRVASAKGLQHADAEDLAQEVLAIVGQKIGDFDLDHGGSFRGWLGTITRNLVVNHLSRGKGPIGSGDSAVQAWLQQIPQPADPTATLFDLELRRCQFQAAAEKVRPQFSEATWDAFWLTAVKRVSIAEVAKLLDKTEGAVRMARCRVMTRLREAALRDSIEEDKKDDC; this is translated from the coding sequence GTGGGAGACATCATTTTGCAAGGTCCGGAAACACGAGCGTCGCTGATTGCCAGCCTCAACCAAACCGCTTCGCGAGAAGCCTGGGATGAGTTCGCTGCGATCTATCGGCCTTTGATCATCAGGGTGGCATCGGCAAAAGGATTGCAGCACGCCGACGCGGAAGACTTGGCTCAGGAGGTGCTAGCGATTGTCGGACAAAAGATCGGCGACTTCGATCTCGATCACGGTGGATCGTTCCGCGGCTGGTTGGGGACGATCACTCGCAATCTGGTGGTGAATCATTTGTCGCGTGGCAAAGGTCCAATCGGCAGCGGCGACTCGGCAGTCCAGGCGTGGTTGCAACAGATCCCCCAGCCCGCCGATCCGACCGCGACGCTGTTCGATCTTGAACTGAGACGCTGCCAGTTTCAGGCCGCTGCCGAGAAAGTCAGGCCACAGTTTAGCGAAGCCACCTGGGACGCGTTTTGGTTGACGGCAGTCAAGCGCGTTTCGATAGCGGAAGTTGCCAAGCTGCTTGATAAAACTGAAGGTGCCGTGCGGATGGCAAGATGCCGAGTGATGACCCGACTGCGTGAGGCTGCACTACGTGACTCAATCGAAGAGGACAAGAAAGATGATTGCTAG